From the Vicingaceae bacterium genome, the window TCTCCCCTTTTTTTTAATCTTTTGACAAACTTCATGGCATCTTCAACTACCCAACGTATATCGCGCACACCGGTCAAAATCTGATTTTCATTTGCCCAGGTCACTACCTGCCTGATGGCATCAACATGATAAACATCCGCACCGCTCAATTTTGCTGCTAATGATGCTCCACCGGTATAAGCAAAAAGATTCAACACTTTGAAAGGTTGCGTCCAATGGCTTGTTATATTTACGATATAATCCCAATTCTCTGCTTGTTCGGGAAATACCCCTACGTGCTTAAACTGAGTAAGAGACAATCTCATTTTTATTGCCTTTTGAATACCTTGCGGACGATACTCAATGGTCCATTTTTCAGGAGCTTTATTCAATGAAGTCCACTTGCCGTTTTGAGGCCCTGTAGGCAGAAATTGCCAATGGGCCTTTTTCTTCCAATATTCCAAAGGTTTCGACAACCTCCAAATGGCTTGAGGTTCAGGACGTATGGTTATGACCCCTGCGAAATTTTCTATTTTGATGAAATCCCCACAATCAAGCAATTCATATTGCTTCCAATTCCCGGGCACTAACAACACAATTTCTTTTTCTTTCATATTTACAAACTTGTTGCAAAAATCCAATTATATTGCCAAAAGATAAAATGAATTTGAAAATATTTTTACTTTAGGTATTTAAGAGTTTTGCTTAATTTTACTGATAAATTTTTTCTAATCTATGGATAGTGCAATTTTATTGACAATCATAATAATTGCTGTTTTTGTTATAGGAATAATTTATTTGCTAAAATTTTTTTCCAATAAAAAGAATGCCATATCTGAAGAAGATAAAGCAAAAATAGAAAAATTCCCACTTTTGGAATATCAAGTAACTTCATTGACAAAGCAAAATAATGATTTGACACAACAGATTGCCCTGCTTAGAGAAGAAATAAATAATTTGCAAAAACAAAACAGCGCCCTGGAAGCATCATTAAAAATGCTGGAAACCGAGAGGGAAAACGAAAAAAAAGTTTTTGAAGAAAGATACAAGCAACGTGAAGCCGAATTGCTTGCTCTGTTGAAAAAAGAAGAAAATATGGTAGAGTCGCTTAAAGAACAATTTAAAAATATCTCCCAAGAAATTTTAAAAACCAATGTGAAAGATCTTGAAAAAGAAAATGCAGAAAAACTAAGCAACATCTTAAACCCTTTTAAAGAAAAAATTGACGAATTGAGAAAGGATTTTGAAGCCAAAATCATACAACAATTTAAAGAACAAAGCTCATTAAAAGAACAACTCAATCTATTGCACGAACTAAACAAAAGTTTGAGCGAAGAAGCGCATCAACTTACAACGGCGCTCAAAGGCGACACAAAAAAACAAGGAACCTGGGGAGAATTAGTATTAGAGCGAGTGTTGGAAGCATCCGGTTTACAAAAAGGCAAAGAATATGAAACCCAAAAAAAATTTCAAAACATCGAAGGTAAAAGCGTTATTTTGGATGCCATTGTTTACCTGCCCGAAAATAAACATCTAATAATTGATTCAAAAGTTTCTTTAACCGCATACAAAAACTATGTTAATGCCGAAGACCAACAAAAAATGCAAGAATACCTT encodes:
- the rmuC gene encoding DNA recombination protein RmuC, with product MDSAILLTIIIIAVFVIGIIYLLKFFSNKKNAISEEDKAKIEKFPLLEYQVTSLTKQNNDLTQQIALLREEINNLQKQNSALEASLKMLETERENEKKVFEERYKQREAELLALLKKEENMVESLKEQFKNISQEILKTNVKDLEKENAEKLSNILNPFKEKIDELRKDFEAKIIQQFKEQSSLKEQLNLLHELNKSLSEEAHQLTTALKGDTKKQGTWGELVLERVLEASGLQKGKEYETQKKFQNIEGKSVILDAIVYLPENKHLIIDSKVSLTAYKNYVNAEDQQKMQEYLSDHLTSMSNHIKSLAGKAYYSVSELNTPDYVLMFVPIESAFGVAMRAKPEIFEEGWKNGVVIVTPSTLLATLKTIETMWRIEKQNINAKKVFESVSKIYNKFVGFLEDIENIERTMNTLNNHFDNAKKKLFTGKGNLIRQMENLKKMGASTTKKLPGRYQDALLYELNSSDDLTKQDSSFNDVEDEQDEI
- a CDS encoding SAM-dependent methyltransferase (possible pseudo, frameshifted) translates to MKEKEIVLLVPGNWKQYELLDCGDFIKIENFAGVITIRPEPQAIWRLSKPLEYWKKKAHWQFLPTGPQNGKWTSLNKAPEKWTIEYRPQGIQKAIKMRLSLTQFKHVGVFPEQAENWDYIVNITSHWTQPFKVLNLFAYTGGASLAAKLSGADVYHVDAIRQVVTWANENQILTGVRDIRWVVEDAMKFVKRLKKRGEKFNGIIMDPPAFGHGPKGETWKLERDLRDLLDITFDLLHPDRAFFYN